A segment of the Rhizoctonia solani chromosome 12, complete sequence genome:
gcgtgctgcgggctgcgtagaagcgtggatttctcctaagcgcccttggcacggcatctcggcgcggcagctcggcataataagcgccgagatcacgtgatcagaaaaacaaagatatagagtccgtaaaaaaaactaaaaataacagaaaaatcgtgcgaatccaatggtatatgtaaggaggttataacattgccccccccttaaaggctcttggcggagtcacgagcctttttcattcgcaacttgttgaagcgttggatctcctcttGACTGTTTTCCAAGAGCTCCTcaggttcccaggaattgtcttccggaccataacccttccatttgattagatagaaccatttcccttgttGCCGTTTGGaatcaatgatctgttccacttcgtattcttcttccccttctattgtttcaggagggggtcgttctggaaatggttgacttggggattcaTGACTTTTAGAAAGCAACCCTACGTagaacacatcatggattttcagcGTATCCGGGAGTTTTAATCGataggcgtggctggagattttttccgTGATCTCAAATGGTCCCAGTCGCTTGGGATCCAActtgttggaatttgtccTGAGTTCCACGTTCTTCCCATcaagccagactttttccccTACAAGATACTCCGGTATTGTTCCCTGGTTTCTGGTCATCCGTTCCTTGCTTAACCTGAGGGCTGacttggcttctttccattcgcGGGCTAGTGTGTTTGCTACCTCATCTgcctctggtacgttggctgGGACATTGGAGGGATTCATTACTGGATTCCTTCCATAGACTAGTTCAAAGGGGGTCTTTCCTGTAGACGCGTGTTTGGCATTGTTATACGCGtattctgccaaagggagccaggtggcccagtctgaatgGTCGGCTGCTACGTATGAccttaggtagaactcaatgaactggttgaccctTTCCGTCTGTCCGTCGgattctgggtggtaagcGGAGGAAAAGGATGGTTTGATCCCCAGCCTTTGATAAAGTGCCCTGAGAAACTTGCCGGTGAACGTGGTTCCTTGGTCCGAGACGGTTCTGATTGGCAaaccatggagtttccagacgtgcTTTACAAATAAATCCGCCAATCCCTTGGACGTGACCTTCTTGGACGTGGGAATGAAGtgaccaaacttggagaatgagTCGATAACCACAAGGATAGCATCGTGACCCTGGGACTTGGGAAACCCGGTGATGAAGTCGTACAATATGGTATGGAATGGGTAAGGGGGAACTTCCAAGGGTTTTAGGGCAATCACTGGGGCATGCGCAcgttggttggcttgacaaactggacagcattcaacccattcttttgcAGAAGACTTCATTcccggccaccagtagttcctGCTGATGAGTTCAAGcgtcctttgttggcctgggtgacCTGCCaggggggagtcatggaattccctcaatAGTCGCTCTTTCAGAGGTTCTGAGTCCGGAACTACCAgttttccgcggtaccatagcaaatcttcttcccaattgtAGTCCCTGTAGGCCTTTTGGATGGACGGAGGTGCAATATCCGCATCTTCCgttaggaattggatgattgGCTTGATCGAGGGATCTTCTTTCAGTTTGGAACGAATTTCTGTGACGATTTctagttcctcttctgacgtgtttgcaaagacctctgctgGTAGCATtacttctggttcctggggGGTGTCCACGTAATCAGACCGTCTGGACAGGGCGTCCagtttccctgactgttttcctgggcaataatggatttcaaaattaaagtcgctcaggaatacgcgCCATCTGGCGTGCCGCCGGTTGAATgttcttgcctgcatccagtactccaggtttctatgatcCGTGAAAACCTGAAtgggtttgtccgttgcttctagaaatatccgccattcttccaatgccttgattatTGCCAGGAGCTCTTTATCATGAGTGTCGTAGttggcttctgctcctgagaatgacTTAGACATGTAAGCTACTGGGTGTAAGCGGTTATCTTCTCCTCTTTGACTAAGGATTGCCCCCATAGCCACTCCTGATGCATCGGTTTCCAGGTAGTAGGGCAGATCCGGGTTGGAGTGAATAAGGACAGGTGACCAGGTGACAAGGGATTTCAACTCTTGgaacgcttcttcctcaaggTTTCCCCacgaccagggggtttcctttttggtaaggttgtgcagggggcgtgctactgaactgaaattgggaatgaagcggcggaggtaattgacaaacccGAGGaatgcctggacctgtttaacTGTCTTAGGGGtaggccatgacgtgaccgcatcaatcttcttttgatccatggaaaaACCTGACGGGGAGATGACGATACCCAGATAATCCACtgtggtgacatggaagtggcacttggagagtttacagaataaTTGATTCTTCATCAGGCGTGATAAGACCTCCCTGACGTgagttgggtggtccttggggtcctctgagaaaatcaagatgTCGTCCAAATAAATAACCACTGTaacgtcaatgaggtctcGGAACAGGtcattcataaagtgttggaatGCGGCAGGTGCGTTGGTAAGTCCGAATGGCATAACTAAGTACTCGaataggccatatttggttctgaaggccgtcttccactcatctccttccttaatcctgacgttgttataaccccaccaaaggtctagcttggtaaagatcttggcatgtctgagtttggccatgaggtcgtccTGCCTTGGTAAGGGGTATACGTTCTTATGGGTTacgtcattcagcttccggtagtcaacaactaATCTAAGGGATCCATcggcctttttgacaaacatcaCTGGAGCGCCGGcagaggaggtactagggcggattttgcccgtggccagttcctcatcaatatgctGCTTCAGCGCTTTAGACTCCGCATCTGTCATACCGTATATGGGACCGGGAGATAGTTTAGCATCCGGGACAAGATCTAtggcaatgtcatattccctatgtgggggaagcaccttgaattcttctttgccaaagaccttggcaaattcatggtattgTTCCGGAAGATCCGCTAGGGGGTTTgagtctgcttcctcctcagaggcaatctgCACCTGTTCCGGGAACGTGATTgatccctgttgccagtcaatgaggggagcttctgccgttagccaagtcatgcctaagatagccggggtgttcccaatgggacaaacaaggaaaggaatggaatgtgtatggccattggccaaaaccgtgagttggacctggtgccaaatgcaaccagtctgggaaatcgtaccatctaacattctcacaactcgtggatttttgagttgggtttttgggatttttaaCTTTTCTACAacggagggggagatgaagtttgaGGTTGCTCCGGAGTCTATGAGTGTTCTGAGAGGTTCTGCCGGGGAGTTTTGGACGTATAGGTTGATAAATAAtaatggttttttatttgagtcaaGGGCAAGAgaaacaaattcaaaactatctaCTAGAGTGTCCATTTTTTgggtcgggggcttggcagcagtcctcaacctcaatcttttcccgaatCAGATACCTCAGCAACCTTGGCCTCCTCCTtaattgtggctttccagccgttggggcaTTGCTTGATGCCGTGGCCCTTTTGTCCGCATTTGACGCATAGCCcagatgcgcggcggcggtccctttcttccggtgttACGTAATTAGGATCCTCTGATAAGCGGACCCtctgagtggtggtggtggaagtggtcgcGGCAACCGGGGCCTTGGTGGaagcctttttggggcggttctccttgttctcccaacggatgttgtctattttgaccgaggcagcaaatatagcctcaaggtcgtcgttggggatattgtccttggtggacaggagttccttcaccttccagtgaagaccgcgcgtgaactgggcaatgaatgcctcagtgttccagtcaagctccgccatgagattgcggaactcggtTACATACTCAGCCGTGGTCGTGGACTGAGTTAgtgcggcaatcttcctggcggccgccctcttggCATCGGGATCtgcaaatgcctccttgaatttggccgttaaggccgggatggtagTGGGGGGAttcccttctcccttgataaTGGTCCCAATGagggggagcgcccagtcgGCTGCCTTAtcggtcatgtggtagagtatccacacgaccatctgctcctcctcatcaaatTGATCCCTGTGTAGGGCCACCCAGAGGAGCATTcggtccagccattgggtggctttGCGGCCCCTAGTATCGCCTTTGTAAGGGTCCGGGaggtccattttgggccgcttGGTGCTGGATCCCGCgtcgaagggggtgagggagcttaggctcctaggcgttccgcgaggctcttttttgggagctcgcctgggttcttcttcctcttctgagtcgaagcctgtgccccttgatgggcgaaagggggccttgagtccaggtctaaccgttcctggagtgtgggtttccccccccaagtgggtgggaggagtgacaggcccagtcgatgggccaggcttggcttgggtgGCTCCTTGGTCCTTATCCCCGAGGAGGTctgcggtctccttgcatatggccctgagttcagtgatttgttggctctgggcgcggatttggtcctgaagggacccgactgtggcggtgagggctgtgatagcctcgaggagagcggcaggggacggctctggttccatcctgggcaagtcttgcggagcgggagatgtgctgcgagaggccggttgggagtgggatggaatggaacgttgAGAGGAGCGAGAGgaaggacgggagtatgggtgggga
Coding sequences within it:
- a CDS encoding Retrotransposable element Tf2 protein → MAICIWPPRASQTLSYNVEQGIFQLAEEKPRVLTAYLPSELCPWSAVVKNKEEDKGKEGKEGMEGKEGKGEDEDKDKCKDRDKDHSGKGKGNYSPRRFTIPSTRSGVPHPYSRPSSRSSQRSIPSHSQPASRSTSPAPQDLPRMEPEPSPAALLEAITALTATVGSLQDQIRAQSQQITELRAICKETADLLGDKDQGATQAKPGPSTGPVTPPTHLGGETHTPGTVRPGLKAPFRPSRGTGFDSEEEEEPRRAPKKEPRGTPRSLSSLTPFDAGSSTKRPKMDLPDPYKGDTRGRKATQWLDRMLLWVALHRDQFDEEEQMVVWILYHMTDKAADWALPLIGTIIKGEGNPPTTIPALTAKFKEAFADPDAKRAAARKIAALTQSTTTAEYVTEFRNLMAELDWNTEAFIAQFTRGLHWKVKELLSTKDNIPNDDLEAIFAASVKIDNIRWENKENRPKKASTKAPVAATTSTTTTQRVRLSEDPNYVTPEERDRRRASGLCVKCGQKGHGIKQCPNGWKATIKEEAKPPTQKMDTLVDSFEFVSLALDSNKKPLLFINLYVQNSPAEPLRTLIDSGATSNFISPSVVEKLKIPKTQLKNPRVVRMLDGTISQTGCIWHQVQLTVLANGHTHSIPFLVCPIGNTPAILGMTWLTAEAPLIDWQQGSITFPEQVQIASEEEADSNPLADLPEQYHEFAKVFGKEEFKVLPPHREYDIAIDLVPDAKLSPGPIYGMTDAESKALKQHIDEELATGKIRPSTSSAGAPVMFVKKADGSLRLVVDYRKLNDVTHKNVYPLPRQDDLMAKLRHAKIFTKLDLWWGYNNVRIKEGDEWKTAFRTKYGLFEYLVMPFGLTNAPAAFQHFMNDLFRDLIDVTVVIYLDDILIFSEDPKDHPTHVREVLSRLMKNQLFCKLSKCHFHVTTVDYLGIVISPSGFSMDQKKIDAVTSWPTPKTVKQVQAFLGFVNYLRRFIPNFSSVARPLHNLTKKETPWSWGNLEEEAFQELKSLVTWSPVLIHSNPDLPYYLETDASGVAMGAILSQRGEDNRLHPVAYMSKSFSGAEANYDTHDKELLAIIKALEEWRIFLEATDKPIQVFTDHRNLEYWMQARTFNRRHARWRVFLSDFNFEIHYCPGKQSGKLDALSRRSDYVDTPQEPEVMLPAEVFANTSEEELEIVTEIRSKLKEDPSIKPIIQFLTEDADIAPPSIQKAYRDYNWEEDLLWYRGKLVVPDSEPLKERLLREFHDSPLAGHPGQQRTLELISRNYWWPGMKSSAKEWVECCPVCQANQRAHAPVIALKPLEVPPYPFHTILYDFITGFPKSQGHDAILVVIDSFSKFGHFIPTSKKVTSKGLADLFVKHVWKLHGLPIRTVSDQGTTFTGKFLRALYQRLGIKPSFSSAYHPESDGQTERVNQFIEFYLRSYVAADHSDWATWLPLAEYAYNNAKHASTGKTPFELVYGRNPVMNPSNVPANVPEADEVANTLAREWKEAKSALRLSKERMTRNQGTIPEYLVGEKVWLDGKNVELRTNSNKLDPKRLGPFEITEKISSHAYRLKLPDTLKIHDVFYVGLLSKSHESPSQPFPERPPPETIEGEEEYEVEQIIDSKRQQGKWFYLIKWKGYGPEDNSWEPEELLENSQEEIQRFNKLRMKKARDSAKSL